DNA from Toxoplasma gondii ME49 chromosome X, whole genome shotgun sequence:
CAATTTCACTTCTTCAAGGTTTACGCGgcaatatatatacatatatatatatatatatgcacgaGCAATTAAatgtgcatatacacatatatatacatattcacATATCCACTGTTTCCGCACAGAGTGATTCGCTCGTTCCCAGAGCAGACAATTTTTCTATGTCCATCCAGATGCATGTCCATACCCATACGCGCCCACAGTCGTATCAGTACGGCCATGAACATGTAACTCCATGCGCAGTTGTATGCACACGTTGGTACACGTGCACATTCACAGCCTGCCcacctgtctctgcgtttcctcgtctcttaGGACTTGGATCGGCGCCGTGAGTCGCTGGCCCTTGCCTTCTCCGGAAGATGGCACAGCGACCAACTGCTGAATGAGCTGAAGGGTGAAATTCAGCTCGTCCAGAATCtgctcgcctctcctctgttgcGCCAAAAGGTGGGCACCTGCAGAGGACGTCCACGCGCTCTCGGTCTGCGCACTTGCCTGTTCGCGCCGAAACGCAGTCAGCTGCTCCTTAAGGAAAACCAGCTTTTGGCACGTTTGCAtgagcgacgcagagaggagcgtCCGTCCAACCATGGCGAAACACCGCAGGAAGTCGTCGAGAGGCGACCCGCCAGCTCCTCCGAGTAGATTTCGAGCTGGACACGACGCATGCGTACCCTTCGAATCCGCACTAGGGCAAGACACGTCTGTGTCGCGGTGACAGCAAATCGGCAAAGCTCTGCAACGCAACGGACGCCACACACAAGCTATCGCCACATCGCACAAACCACGCGACTGTCTCGTAGGTGATGTCACACTGACAGGAagaatgcatgcaaaaacgaTGTCACCCAGCACCAAAGACGCAGTGAGCAACGCACAAATGGTAAACGATTTGCCGCGAAACCCAGATGCTTCTCAGAAAACAGTCGATAGACCGCTGCATGAGATGTGCACGAACCGACTCAAAGGCGTTGGGGACGGACCCGTGAAAGAGTGTAACAAGGGTATTGTGGTGAACAAAGCAACTGGCACAGAGACGCCTTACACAACCACAACAACAGCCatatgtgtgcatatatatatatatatgaaccTTCATTTTCTATTAGGAAAGCCTTTGATTCGATGggacaaagaaggaaacttCGCCCCTTCTCCAGATCCCCGGCGTCTGCCTTGGTACCCGGTGGACGGTCTGCTGTCGAATCGTGATTTACCCGTTGGTTGCGGTCGTCCATGTATCAAAATAGACACCACAACACACACATCATTCGATGCGTGCTTCCACATACAATGGAGCTCTGTTTTTGCTCTTCGCGTCATGGCGTGTCTACGAGCGGAGAGCTACCAGGGTAAAAACAACTCCGCCTTGCTCTTTCTTACTGTCCAACGAAGACGTTGAAAACGAACTGCATGGACTGCTGAAACGCGGTCCACCAATGTCGCTGCTTGATGCCGGCTACGGCAGGCACATTCCCCTCTTGACCTTGATGGGCTTGCGACGGCGCGGGCTTGTCTTGCTGAAGAacctgctgctgcagcttgTCTGTCCACAAGCTCCACGATTGAAGAAACACCTCGAGCGAGCCTACCGCAGCCTCCACTCCTTCTTCGTACTCTCCTGAAGCGTGTGACTGGTCCTCGTGCAAATCCGAGCGCAGGATGACACTCATCAACGCCGTCGCGACTCTACAGAGCAGAGCGGAAACACGTTTAAGCGTCATAACGCATGCACCATTGCCATGTATGTAGAAACATTTATATGTTTACGATGATCACTACCATATGAGTAGCTTGTTTTGAGTTGCTCGTGCGCGTGTAAAGGCATTTGGAGGAAGTATTTGAACCGCCGTATACAAACAAGCGTCACCTCCTTTGCAAATGACGAAAGAAGGGTACCCTGATTTGTCGATTCTCTAACTGCCTACTACTTCCCGACATCTCCTCCTGTGTCACTGCCGAAGGATGCAGGTGCATATACGAAGAAATGTTAACAACGCTGTATCCCTGTgtcgtttcctgtctccaccaAAAGCCCGCAACTCGCCATCCTGGGGAGGCTGGAGACGCTCCGCGACGGGGTCCAGGCCAGTCCAGAGGCAGGCGTGGGAGACGTAGGAAAACAACGACATACCGGACAAACAGCGGAAGCGCCTTGGTCGCGGTGCCGTCCATGAGGTACTCCGGAACAGCTTCATTACATTCTGAGTATCAGGCAGTACAAGAAATACGTCTTTTCATCAACTGTCTCCTTAGAGATTGACTTCAGAAATCTACAAAATTGACCGACTCATGTACACCTCCAGGTGCTCTCGACAGTGCACGATGCACGCAGATGTCTACCGATGCTACCATCTACATCCCGTCTTTGCATTTACATGCAACTCAAATCGACATCGCTGGTTCTTTCAAACGTGTCAGTGGTTTTTCTTTACGTTCAATTTCTCTCGTTCCATCTTGTGTGTCCTACTTCACTGTGCGCTTTTCGTAACACCGGCTGGGTGCCTGTCGGTCCGTATCCTCTGTGTATGCGTTAACTATTCACAGAGAAGCCTTATGCCTTAGCTCTGTCCTTCCGgcttgtctccctctctcctaCCTGCCAGGTTGTGGAGAGCGAGGCACAAGTCTTGGATTTCTGCAATGTTTTCGCTGTCGTCTTCCGACAGCTCGAGAGGGCTCTCTGCAATGGAGATGGTAGCGTTGGCCGTCGCAATGGCGGCGTTGACGCCCTTCCCGCACAAAGGCGAATTCAGGAACGGGCTCTGCTCGAAGAGGTCCAGAAGGACGTTGAGCAGAGGAATGTAGACGAACTCGGTGACTTGCTGTTTCCTGTTTCGGCCAATCGGGCCAGAGTAGCTCCGGGGCAAGAGGGGGGGAGCGCCAGGGGCCGCAGCCTTCGCGTCACCCCGCGCTGCCGCGAGATTCGCAGCGAGCGTCGGGACCACGGCGCCCACCGACGAGGGCGCCGAACCCGCGCCGGGGCCGAAGAGCGCTCCAACCATGCGGTGGGCCCTGAAGCGCGTAAGGCGCATCAGGATGAGGCGACCGACCTTGAACAGCGCAGGGTCGTCGTTGCGCCGAGCGCTCAAATGCCGGTACAAGTCGAGAATGAGCGCAAACAGATTCGGCCGTTCCTGCTCCGGACCCGGCGGGAAGACCAGAGACTCGAGCCGAAACCCTGGtgacggagacgcggaagacggaaagaaaacggGAAGCCACTCCGCTGTCGGGGCGAACGAGACGTCGCTCGTCGTcacgaaacgcagaagcacTTGCCCGAAATTCCAGTCCATCAGCAACTCCAAGATCCCCACCACGCTCGCTGAACAAAGAcacgcgacagaagagataGGAGAAACATTTCCAGAAAGATGAGCACTTCGATAAAAGCGACACGGAGCTGGGTCGGAATTTAGGTGGGGAATAGAAAGGCTCCCCAACAAAGGGAGGTCCACCACAGCTGCTGCTCGAAGCGTGATCACTTTCGTGcccgtctcttttttttaTTTCACCCTTCTGATCTCTCACTTAttggccttctctctttttccccctCCGGCATCCCTCCGGTGTCTTGGTGCTTCGTGACCCTGCTCAGGATGTGGTCCCGTACATGTCGCTTCTCTATCAATCTTTGTGTCTTTGCTCTATGGTCtactttttttttcgcctctccaccACTAGTTCTGCACTCTGTCCGCTCTTTGTTCAACCGCAGATTCTCAGCGCGAACCTCCACGCTTGTTTTCTCCCCATAACTTCGTCTCTACGGCCTTGCTTCACCTGCCGCCCCTGCccccttctctgccttcgacCGCTGCGAGCGCGGGCTCCTCGGCTcgcctccccttctctcgttcgatcctttgcgtcttcctcccctctcccgCACGCCGTCTCCCTGGTTGactctcctcccttcctctgtttcccccAGTTCTTCTCGCCCCTGCGATGCTTACCCAGGAGGCTGTCGCGTTGCTTGCGTGCTTCGGGTGGAGCGAAGGCCTGGGCATCAAGCGAACTGCATTTCTTCAGCAGGAGATTGAGGAGCGACAGATCCAAGTCGACGAGCGGGAGAAGAATCTCTCGCTCGAACTGCTTCTTGCAGTCGATGTGCTGTTGTGTCGTCAGTTGAAGGAGCGACAAATCCGAAGAGCCCACTTCGCGGGACACACTCATCAACACCGACAAACAAAGCACAAAGTTGCTAACGTGTGGCGAAGGCTTTCCCGTCTCCACAGCCTCCAGGATAGACGCTCCTTCTTGTAAATGCGGTCTCTGAAAAGGCATTCACAAcacaaggaaacgagaaTGGCATCGTTGCATCCCTGCCTCACCTGTGCAGCTACGAGCCTCGAGACAACTGTGTCCAGTAGTTCACGTAGAGTGGCAGAGCCGGAGAGGGCTGGACACCTTGTAATCGAAAACGCGCAACATCTCTGCCCAAGTGTATCCAAAAGGAGATTATGTCCGTTCATAAATATTCAAAACGAGGTCAGAAAATGCGTGGAAAGCGTACCTGAGAAGCTGGCACAGTCCCAGCGGGGATCAGCAAAGTTCTCATCTCTTCGAGCAGATTCAAAAGcatctgaagaagagcgtCGCGAGTCTCGCGCGTCCCACTGGCAAGCGCCTTCTTGAGTAATACCGCAAGCGCATATGTCATCTGTCGATCGCAGACACCTGAATCGACATGTAAGCAAAAAAAGATACGAACTCTGGAAGGGAGTTTCTGTGGACCCAGCAAACGGGCACCTCAGTTAAAGGGCAGGAAGCAACGGTGGGGACGAAAACAAGTGACACcgggcagagagaggatggGACGCAACCACGATGGCGCATGGTTAGCAGAGACTGGGAGCGAGGAACTTCAAcccgagaaacgaggaaatgTGGCAGCTTCTGACTGGCAGGAACAAGCCCAAAGGAAGATCCGATGGTAGTAAGAGggcaacggagagaaggagaataaagacgagaaagcgagcaGCAGTGCTGAAGATGGAACCAGAGAAAGTGAGAGCCACAACAATCAGGAAATTttggaaacagagacagagactccTTTCAGCGACGCGACAGCGTCAGATCGGATTGACGTTTGACGGTTTACCTAACGAAATACTCTGCCTTGGTGGTCACAAACGGGAGGAACGTACGGTAGTCTGTCGCCTGGACTGAGTTGGTGTCCTGGAGGACTGCATGAGCCTGAAGCAGCCGCAGCATTCCCTGAATAAGGAAGACAACTTTCGACTCGAACTCTAGGAGCGGTGCTCGTAGCTCATCATTTCGCAGAGTGTCTCCGGAGCCCGAGTTCGCCTTTACGCTGGCCTCATACGCCAGCTGTCGGCGTCCCCATTGGGCGATCGCTGCAAAAGAAAACCACAAGTGATGCGGCTACATACACAGTTAATGCTTGTACCGGTTTTGTAAGACTCCTCATTCTAAGTCGCCTAGACCATAACCGATATGGAGTAACCTTACGGTAGTACCATCAAGCTTCTTTTTGCAGAGCAATTTCACGGAAAACCTCTACCGGTGGAGTGGCATTGTTACCTGGGGGTAACAGGCCCATCGAACCACAAGCCGCCGACGGGGCTATTGTGCACAGGCCAGAACGATGTCCGTGAGGCAAGTGCGTGAGTCAACTCAGCACAAACCAAAAAGATCCCCCCCGGGGCCGACACGATGTGACTCTTATTAAACCACAGGCTCTAGCTACGATTTCAGTGTTCTTAATGCTGGCTGTGTACGGAGGATATATAAGTACACACCCTGAGTTAGTTGTTGAGGGACACTCAGGAGCCCAAATCCACTACATCGGAATCTGCATGCGAGACACCAAGCAAAAGGTGTCAATGCCGAGGTTCGCTGGAAGGCTCTGCCCTTCCTCTTGGATTCGAgtggggagacagacggaggcgCACGCACAGCGACACGGTGGAATTCCCAGCAGGGCTGCACGGCTGCATTCGACTGCATTTGATGCACTCAGCACGATGGCCCATGAGAAGTACAATAGAACGTAGATCAGGTAAACAGAGGCATGCAAGATCCAGACACGCAGTCCAACACCTGATGCATCCAATCCCCTGAAGAAGCTGGTAGGGGAAGTGGGAGTCCCATTCGATGAAGCAGCAGTTCCAAAAGCGCCACTGAGATGCGGCACAAAAGCGACACTTTCGCAATCCTACCACGAAACGTCCTTCTGTCGTCCTAGTTGCATCTGACTGTTCGACCCTGCGTTGTCCGTACCTCCATTTCTGAGCACAATGACGGCGACGGAGAGCGTGGCGGGATCTCGACTCTGCTCGAGAACTgcgagacagaagtcgagagaTTCTACACTGTGTTGTTGAAACTGGAGAAGGAGTGCCTCAGCCTGAGATCGCTCGTTGGCATCGACGCTCAGCGCTGCGGTGGCTATACGCTCGAAATCCGCCACAGTTTGCACGGGccggggagaagacgcatgagaaggaaacgcagaaacagcTCCCGTAAACATGGCACCCCCTGCCATAGAGTTCAGCGAGGAATCTTGCGACATTCTGTTAGTGTCGAGTGAGGCCGCAAAATGCgagggacggagagaaacgagacacaaGCACGAGAAAGCGCAAACCAAgggacgcagagagcagaggccGGGCAGGAGCCACaacgacagacagacaggaggGAGCAAGCGGCTCGGATCAGCAGCAGGTAGAAGAAAAATCTCGAAAGACTACAAAGTGACGGGAGATcggaaggaaagacgacCTGCCCAGAAGACAGCAAGGAGATGTTTCGGAGCGCGTGGAGACGGACAAACACGCAAAGGAGAACACTGGACGATCCACAGGGACAGCAGTAAAAGGGCAGCAACCGGGGGTAGCGCATCCAAGGAAGGTGAAACTCGGGGAGGCAGAACAGACGTTATttgggagacagagggagagatgcTCTTTCAAGGgacaggagaagcgagggcaACTGCATTGGcggcctctcgcctcctttctgTACGTGGCTGTCGAGAAGCTGTGTGTCAGGCAACCGGGAGAACTGTGTTTCTGCTCCAACACTTGTAGGTGCTGGTCGTCTCCCCGCGGTGTCTccgactctctctcctcatccGTCACGTGTGCCCTCTCGAGGCTGTGAAATTGCCGGTTTCTTCCACACTCGAGCATCGCACGCGGATGTGGCCTACAAAAAGTGGGGTAACAGAAGCGGCTTCGGGCATCGCGATTCCTAAATGTAGCTCGGAGTTGTTTGTGCAGGGGCGGAAAGCCAGCGTCTCGCCATTGGGGAGTGTTGGTGAATTTGTACCCTCAGAAAAGCAGACGGGGACACAAGCTGCAGCTCGGATTCGCTAACTCGTCAGAACCCCTTCGACGGGAAAAGAAATCGCCTTTCGCTGGCAGGGTTGCCGCGCCACTCAGCGACACGCAGACCAGCGTGCTAGCTTTTCACGAACAAACCGTCGGCACTTCCACGTAcgcgaaacgagagacgaTAACTGAAACATGCGGACATCTAGACGTTGAAATACATCCATCCAAACCAGAGAACAACGCGCGGCTGCGAACAGAGACGGGAAAAGCGGATCTCGACCTAGACGCAACGACGGATCCTCGCGGGAGAAGTCAGCAGCTGCACACGCTGGGGCCACTCTGCTTTCGCAGTCGGGTTCCAGCGAAACGCGGGCACGGGAAATCCGAAAATTGCTtctgaaagaaagaaagcaaTCCAGTCGACGTGCAGTCCTTGTTCGATCCGGATTCCCCCGCTTTTCCGCTTCGCAGGCAAAgccggaagagaaaaggtgCCTCAAGACCAGCACGACTCTCAGCTGGGGGCTGCAGAATCTCTGGAGCAGAGGATCGAGAGACGACAGCTTTGTGTGGCAAGACGAGACGGAACCACTCGGGCGCGGGGACCGATGTAtttctcttcatcttcctgtttttctctttcctctgatAACAGCGACCTCTGGACAAGCTGTGTCGAGCTCTGCCGCCTTTCCCCCCTTGTCCACGCGTGTATTGCTCGGATAACCGACCTCCTGTTCAAccaggaaaggcgaggcgaATCTCGTGGTTACCATCTCGAAGAGAATGGCCACATTTTTCATGCACACGTGTGCAGTACAGATGCATCGGTATAGAAGGGCGCATCCAGGACGTTTCTGCGTGTGCTGACGGCGACGGATGCTGTGCATATCTGTCGGAAGTTGAGATACTCCCATTTGTCTGTGTGTAGACTGTCAACCTTCGGGCGTCTCTACGTAAATGCCAGAGCGTTGTAGGCCTCGGAGGTGACTCTTTTCAGCTCTTTTGTCCACCTTTTGTGTGTATTCTCCGTTGTGCTCATTTGTCCTAAAACGCGAACCAGGCCGGGGAAGCTGAGCTACCGTCGTCAATCCTGTCGTTCCCCGTGACTGAGGTTCTTCGGCATCTTAAAGTGTCGTGTCAATTCTTTTGGAGAAAGTGCTTTAGCTGACGGCTCAGAATGCCTGAATGAATCATTAATCCCTGTTTCGATATCGATGTCTTACAACCCCTCTTCTATGTGTACTTACGCGTGAGCTTACGTGTCAACTTTTTATGAGGACGTACGGCGCATTATGGAACAGGACATCCGtacctatatatacatagatgcGCATCCGTTGTCATAAACATTTCCTGGCACAAACGTCGTTTTCGTATTGGCTAAGGGAGACCTAGCCCCACATCTTGGCAAgccttctgtgtctgttggCAGTTGGTGCAGCGAAGCATTTTTTTTTGATgcgtcctttctcttttccattTTAAATTCGAGTCTTTCATTGTCTCGACCTTCTCCCTTGATCATCACTCGAAGAACTCGTAAGCAGGCTGTTGGAGTTTCGCTGCCTCCTCACTCTGCTCTCCATTCGCCGCCTCTGCAAGCTCTAGTGTTTCTTCGCcccctccctcttctttttttctctttgctctgtttttcttcctcaacTGTCTTACTCTGCTTCTAACGTGCTGGCGCTCTGTGGCTTCTCTTTTCGGTGACGCAAACTTCGTgctgcttcgtcctcgccaTGCGTTGCCTCTCTCGACGGACTGGGGCACAGCACCTGACGTGTGCCTCGATAGATAGTGTTTTGCGGCTGTCTTTGTCTAGAAACGCATGTGTAGCGACATGCACATAAGCATACATAAACTATGATTTGGGAATAGTtgcagaggacgagaaatTGTCTCTGGCCAGGGTTTTAACGTATCGgcttgtctgtttttcaggTCTCCCGAGTGTGGCAGGACCTGGCGAGGAGAGTTGGGAAGCGTTCTGTTACCCTTGGTGAACGCCCGCTTGCGTGTATGTGACCGTTCGCCTTTTGCGCCGTTCCCCAGTTTATCGCCCTTGCTTTTTGTCTGCGTTTTGGTGGGCGTGTGTGCGTGCCAGGAGAtggacagaaaacgaggggaCATTCGCGCTTTCTTCAAGCCAAAAGTGCCCCCTCCTTCGGCTTCGGCTGcaaaggagacgcgaaggagtGTTTCAACTCCAGAAGATCCGGTGCCCTCGCAGGGGGCAGTGCGACCGGGGGGATCcaagcaggaagagaagattGTGAATCCTGGGGATTGGacgggaagaaaggaaccCGTTGCACAGCAACCAGCAAAGCCGGTGCAGGCAACCGATCCAGGATACGAAAGGGCAGACGACGTCGCAAATCAGCCAGTCCAACTCAGCTCACATGGGGACTCGCCTGACAGGATCCCCAAAACGAGGTACGTGGGGATATTTCGCTCTTCACTTCGCCACCACTAACACTCCAGCAAAACACTCGAGGATCATGAATCCACCACTTGTACCTGTCTTAAGGAGTCCAGAGGAGCAGTGGCGGAGCCTGTACGAACAGCAGTTTCCTGCTCAGCGTCGCTACGATGCGTGTGTGTGGTTTACGTCCTGCCATGTTTATTCTTTTATCTAGGTGTCTATCGACTCATATCACATTTCCCCCTTTTTCTGGCGACCTCTGGCTGGAGTAGTCCGTTCTCTGCTGGTCTTGCCACATTTGCGAGACCAACTCAgtcctctcctttttctccagctccaATGACCTGTATCTCCCGGCACTCTTTCGTGTCCACCGTTTGTATCATTGACGTTGTCCCCAACGCTGTTGTTTTGCGTCGCCTTTGCCTCACACTCACATCGGTTCCATACCGCGTgtctttcgttcttcgctGGGCCTCTCAGCGTGGGTCGTTGTTTCGCGAATGTTCTGGCCAACGGCTCTTTGTATGCCAAGTTGGCTTGCCGTTTATAGTTTGTATCATAGTCACTCCACACATGTTTTAGTTACATTTACGTGGCTGTAGGTCTGTGTTTCGCATCTCAGTTCTATGAGTCAGGGCCGAGGAAAGGGCGGCCGTCTGCGCCGAATCGCATCCTCTGATGATGAAGactcctctcctcgtcacTCCAGCTGTCTTCGGGCGGGCGCCCCGCCTCCAGGCAGCTCACTAGGGAAGAAAGTGTCTCCGGCTGTGGAAGTGAAAAGGAGACCTCAGAACGAGCGTGGCGAGCGAAGGGAGGATGCGAAAAGTCGGTGCAAAAGCAAAGACGTAAAACAAAAGGCCGTGGAGGTTGTTGACGTGGAcgatttcctttcttcgtcagTCGACAAAGCAGTTGAAAAAGTCCTCACGCGTCCGCCTCAAAAGCCGACGCAGAGCCTCCAGACGGAGGAAATGGACgtcgatgaagaagacgaagaacaagaagagaaggcgaaagaaagaggagaggaagaagcaaaacgcTCATCTTGTCCCGGCAGACTCGACCGTGTCGCTTCGAGCCCAAAAGGAAAACGCCCAGCGAACACGACAAGTCAGTGGACGAAGCTGGTGAGGTCGATGGAGCCCGAGCAGGTtcggcagaagaggaagaagatggaggcCCGACAGAGTCCCGAAGTGCTCTCCAACAGTGAAGAGGAAATGCATGCGAGACCACGGAGGCcgaggcagaaagacgacgaggaagaggagtaCGTTGAAAGCagtgaggaagacgaagaaagtgaagacgaTGATGCAGACGAgagtgaagaggaggacaCCAACGGGAGCCTGAAGGCCAAAGGCCGGAGCAAATCACACAAGGAAGTTCAGAACCCGCCCTCGACGGCGATAGCGAGAAGTCCAactgcgccttctccgtcttcagCGAGGAGCTGGCAGGCACAACAGCAGAAACCGGAAGCGATGCCTGCCCCTGCCCAACTGTCTTCGACGGGAAAGCGCATGTACACGTCGAAtttagaggaaggaagcgagcaAACGAGTACatgctctccctctcccaacaggaagaagcgcaaAGTCGAAGAATCGGTCGTGCCTCTGACAAAAaaggacaaggaagaaggctCGACAAATCCACTCGCAGGCTCCACGTCCTGTTTCGCAGGGAAAACCTTTGTTTTCACGGGAGTCCTCGATTCAATGGCTCGAGAAGAGGCCGTTTCCGCAGTCGTAGGAAACGGCGGCCGCTGCACGTCTGCGGTAAGAAGTGACACAAGAATCGGATCTTCACATAAATCTATGATATGTATCAACTTAAATGGCAGGTGAAGAGTTACCAGGTGTACGGGTGACGGTTGTAATTGTTCGCTGCTGACTGCGAGAGGTAGTGTCGACCGCGGAGCGAGGAGAGGTGGGCGTGTGACCATTTTCGCAGTTTCGTCCacttttcgctttttttgGGAGCACGAACCCCCCAAATCGTCCTCCCAGATTTTGCGTGGGTGTGCTCTCCCTTTGTATATCGCCagtccttttctccagacGACGGAGAATCGAGCCTTTCCATATCTacgccgtttcctctctcctaTCCGTAAAACCGGCGACGCAGCCACACGCGTAcaagaatatatatatatatgtttatgtcTTTACGGGGCCGTGCATACAGAGGCTTTGTGTGTGTCGCCGTTCTGAAAACGATCTGAGACGCATTTCGATTCTCGGACTTCACCGGCCAAACGTTACCCTACTTTCACTGTCCGCCAGGTCTCTGGGAGGACCGACTACCTCGTGGCAGGTGCCTTGTTGgaagacggcagagacgTGACAACTGGGTCGAAATATCGGAAGGCGCTCCAGTTGATGCATGACGGGAaggggaagcagaaaacgtcTCTCAAAATTTTGCATGAGCAGGAATTTCTTGCAATGCTGCcggagaacgcagagaagaagccaaCGTTGGAGGCGCGACAATtgcaagaagagacaagccgACTCGAGAGTGCAAAAACTGTCAAGTCCGATGGAAGTGCTGATGAACCGGATAGGCACCACAGTGACGAAAACAGTGGCACTCTTCTGTGGGCAGAAAAATACCGGCCGAAACGGGCAGACGACGTTGTAGGAAATCGCGAACATTTACGGACGCTGCAAACGTGGCTCGCAGACTGGGCCGACGTTTGTCTTCATGGTGAGCAAACACGGTGGAGGTAACGTGGCAGTACTCTCTGTGTTGCCTTTTCACTTCACCTCGCTCGACAAAAATCCAGTTCTGAATGTCGTATGACACGCACCTGCAGCAAAAGGACGCattcgtgtctctgcacaGTCTTCaaccacacacacatgcgttGTCTTTGTTTACTTCGCGGTTCCCTTACTACCGTTGAGTGTGTTCGTGTCGGCTGTTCTCTTCCACAGGGATTAAAAAGAAGCCTCCCCCCCGTAGCTCCgctccttccttctcaccGTATGGGTTCGCCGTAAGCAGTTTCCTtctcagagaaaaaagatgtATATGCGTGCACGTGTCTGTTGATTTCTGCTCATCCATGCGCTCTGAACGTTTTCTTgcgctctcgtctccgcctctcaATTtattctcgtttctctctgtgtacaTTACCGTTCTACTGTGCGCTTACTCATCAacgtcttctgttttctggtcctcgtttctctgctgaTATCCGGACCCGGCCGTCGTCTGAAAGTGTTTTGTATTCGTCGTCCTGTGGACTCACCGCATACCGTGTCCTACCGTCGttcgcctctcgtctttcttgtcATCCGTCACCGGAAGTTGTCGCGGGTCCTGTTCCTCACTTGCCCCCTGTGTCACTCTCTGTCTTCGGTCATCTTTGCTCTCATGGAGGGGTCCAATATTTCTCCGCacttttctttgtcttctctcctcttcagccAACTATCAACTTAAACGCTCGTGCCGCTCTGCTAAGTGGCCCTCCAGGCATTGGGAAGACCACGGCGGCTCGCCTTGCGGCCGAAGCAGCAGGTTACGATGTACTTGAATACAATGCGTCAGATGCGCGCAACAAAGCACATATCGAAGGTATGCAAGACCGTACACACCGACGgagctatatatatatatatatatatataatatatat
Protein-coding regions in this window:
- a CDS encoding hypothetical protein (encoded by transcript TGME49_235160); this translates as MSQDSSLNSMAGGAMFTGAVSAFPSHASSPRPVQTVADFERIATAALSVDANERSQAEALLLQFQQHSVESLDFCLAVLEQSRDPATLSVAVIVLRNGAIAQWGRRQLAYEASVKANSGSGDTLRNDELRAPLLEFESKVVFLIQGMLRLLQAHAVLQDTNSVQATDYRVCDRQMTYALAVLLKKALASGTRETRDALLQMLLNLLEEMRTLLIPAGTVPASQRPHLQEGASILEAVETGKPSPHVSNFVLCLSVLMSVSREVGSSDLSLLQLTTQQHIDCKKQFEREILLPLVDLDLSLLNLLLKKCSSLDAQAFAPPEARKQRDSLLASVVGILELLMDWNFGQVLLRFVTTSDVSFAPTAEWLPVFFPSSASPSPGFRLESLVFPPGPEQERPNLFALILDLYRHLSARRNDDPALFKVGRLILMRLTRFRAHRMVGALFGPGAGSAPSSVGAVVPTLAANLAAARGDAKAAAPGAPPLLPRSYSGPIGRNRKQQVTEFVYIPLLNVLLDLFEQSPFLNSPLCGKGVNAAIATANATISIAESPLELSEDDSENIAEIQDLCLALHNLAECNEAVPEYLMDGTATKALPLFVRVATALMSVILRSDLHEDQSHASGEYEEGVEAAVGSLEVFLQSWSLWTDKLQQQVLQQDKPAPSQAHQGQEGNVPAVAGIKQRHWWTAFQQSMQFVFNVFVGQALPICCHRDTDVSCPSADSKGTHASCPARNLLGGAGGSPLDDFLRCFAMVGRTLLSASLMQTCQKLVFLKEQLTAFRREQASAQTESAWTSSAGAHLLAQQRRGEQILDELNFTLQLIQQLVAVPSSGEGKGQRLTAPIQVLRDEETQRQVIQVSSQVFSLLQEEVNLLKEQQVRTFPSHFIGVSSTVLESGVNILSAISAAYLLRSRFNQPMLADFILPEKGQEAMNIIVQIVAEVLHLLPHEESLTLSCTRTLQILSSVSSPTVAYLWESPAFQSLFSASVESCASLLPSAPAPAPASAGVKQSAQNDERPPASFSSFTSARRRLPPLQQLTQRTIRRLYSSFSASTAMNEHLWGLAKMHVAEQTLERSGTLLATEVVVSRQQSLFIKCEPLKANLRHLASNPADTHPLVFHALGNSLSMAIGLLDGCSSQGIGAWIAWFRDALDAVFMIANKYLQYPHILHNALKFFLQLIKRGYSCFDQTAAVSLFTQYKALTQQIGNYYSTLVVGSQDEESIFGNLKQSYKVFQLLAANSKDTPSFGWIAEMLVECMQTLQPMTAKLRPHETPKVAAPFLLCVQILAEEDSKKFVGLVRDVDVKVLMQVLRDAVMADAARIRQPAYEILHSFCRYLISLQVSQQVIDFSMERPAGRADPFTSPAPGDTVGQLFSQSAQLSLALLAHALSSPLSNADLDFFSDCIFDLFFMVGLRAYALHALLANFTQMYAANLATSSGGASNSASQGRAMVGSGVLPAAVLETRLASLMQTILQGEKELVGVQYGNQPSGTGGIGENANAQESQTVFRTFLETGSSSLIKYQKQQHAFRDLFKYFVVECASPAAAGIGGDSARP